Proteins encoded by one window of Salvia splendens isolate huo1 chromosome 7, SspV2, whole genome shotgun sequence:
- the LOC121811034 gene encoding mediator of RNA polymerase II transcription subunit 30-like, with amino-acid sequence MEEKYSTMSSSPTSSNYTHKTTQELAAEGQKHLEETIQSAFLILSAMNDELCNAALWSNTPSSASAAPPAGGANPAAASMSNGHRDVSSDSSASSSASQSHAQHHNNSFEIGGGALDEARLQYKNSVASLRSVLLAISNAQKVQSSESVLTTSGPVSDQTEIEKLEEKASILRTELAEKNKYLKILIDQLRGLLSDISTWQSPCTV; translated from the exons ATGGAAGAGAAGTACTCAACGATGAGTTCCTCTCCAACATCCAGCAATTACACTCACAAGACTACGCAAGAGCTCGCCGCCGAAGGCCAGAAGCACCTCGAGGAGACGATCCAATCCGCCTTCTTAATCCTCTCCGCCATGAACGACGAGCTCTGCAACGCCGCGCTCTGGTCAAACACGCCGTCCTCCGCCTCTGCCGCGCCTCCTGCTGGCGGCGCGAATCCCGCTGCTGCTAGCATGAGTAACGGCCACCGCGACGTGTCGTCGGACTCTTCCGCGTCTTCCTCCGCGTCGCAGTCCCACGCTCAGCATCATAATAATAGCTTCGAGATCGGCGGCGGAGCACTCGACGAAGCTAGGCTGCAGTATAAGAACTCCGTCGCGTCGCTGCGTTCAGTCCTCCTCGCTATTTCGAACGCGCAGAAG GTTCAATCATCTGAATCAGTTTTGACCACTTCAGGGCCGGTGTCCGATCAAACAGAAATAGAGAAGCTTGAAGAGAAAGCCTCTATCCTAAGAACG GAACTTGCAGAGAAGAACAAGTATCTCAAGATTCTGATCGACCAGCTTCGCGGCCTGCTCAGCGATATATCCACGTGGCAAAGTCCTTGCACGGTATGA
- the LOC121811161 gene encoding probable cyclic nucleotide-gated ion channel 14, giving the protein MDFKKEKMVRFHSEEKRNLEMFLEKNEGESLDKSLPMFKNSAHLRKCEDKIPKFGRAKVYPEGSKPEKKAVLDPGSEIVLKWNRVFLVFCIMALFVDPLFFYLPSVVNQDSSSCMHTDLNLGIIVTCFRTVADAFYMLHVIMKFRIAYVSPSSRVFGKGELVMDRNKIAVRYLKSEFFIDFIAALPLPQIVIWSILPAIRSSHSDHTNNALVLIVLLQYIPRLYLIFPLSSDIIKANGLVTKTAWAGAAYNLVLYMLASHVLGASWYLLSIERHATCLKSACRDEFNDIGCSLNYLDCGTLTHSDRGIWVNRTQVFKKCNPDDTTYFNHGIFGNAVANSVVSTGFIEKYFYCLWWGLQNLSSYGQALSTSTFIGDTMFAIVIAILGLVLFAHLIGNMQTYLQSMTVRLEEWRLRRRDTEEWMRHRQLPEALQQRVRRFIQYKWLTTRGVDEESILNALPIDLRRDIQRHLCLDLVRRVPFFSQMDDQLLDAICERLVSSLSTQGTYIVREGDPVSEMIFIIRGTLESSTTNGGRTGFFNSTTLRPGDFCGEELLAWALLPRSTLNFPSSTRTVRALNEVEAFVLRAEDLKFVANQFRRLHSKKLQHTFRYYSHHWRTWAACFIQAAWRRCKRRRMEKSLSISESFYFPHDVQSLDEHEDEEEEEEEEEHEQQVAENSSQAKQNLGVTILASRFAANTKRGAQKVRDLEMHKLQKPEEPDFSADAEED; this is encoded by the exons ATGGATTTCAAGAAAGAGAAAATGGTTAG GTTTCACAGTGAAGAAAAAAGGAATCTTGAAATGTTCTTGGAGAAAAATGAGGGTGAGAGCCTAGATAAGTCACTCCCTATGTTCAAGAATTCAGCCCATTTAAGGAAATGTGAAGACAAGATTCCAAAGTTTGGTAGGGCTAAGGTTTATCCAGAAGGGTCAAAGCCAGAGAAGAAAGCAGTTCTTGATCCAGGGAGTGAGATTGTGTTGAAATGGAACAGAGTTTTCTTGGTTTTCTGCATAATGGCTCTGTTTGTGGATCCCTTGTTTTTCTACTTGCCTTCTGTGGTGAATCAAGACAGTTCTTCATGTATGCATACAGACCTCAATTTGGGGATCATTGTGACATGTTTTAGGACAGTGGCAGATGCATTTTATATGTTACATGTGATTATGAAGTTTAGGATTGCTTATGTGTCTCCAAGCTCAAGGGTTTTTGGGAAAGGCGAACTTGTTATGGACCGGAATAAGATAGCCGTGAGGTACTTGAAGTCAGAATTCTTCATTGATTTCATTGCAGCATTGCCTCTTCCTCAG ATTGTCATATGGTCCATATTACCAGCAATCAGAAGCTCCCACTCTGATCACACCAACAACGCCCTCGTACTCATCGTTTTGCTGCAATACATCCCCCGGTTGTATCTCATCTTCCCATTGAGTTCTGATATCATCAAAGCTAATGGACTCGTCACAAAGACCGCGTGGGCAGGCGCTGCTTACAATCTGGTGCTCTACATGTTAGCAAGCCAC GTTCTAGGGGCTTCCTGGTACTTGCTATCGATCGAGAGACACGCAACATGTTTGAAATCTGCTTGCAGGGACGAGTTCAACGACATTGGCTGTTCGCTGAATTACCTTGACTGTGGCACACTGACCCACAGTGATAGAGGAATATGGGTAAACCGCACACAGGTGTTCAAGAAATGCAATCCTGATGACACCACCTATTTCAACCACGGGATATTTGGGAACGCCGTTGCAAACAGCGTTGTATCGACTGGATTTATCGAGAAGTACTTCTACTGTTTATGGTGGGGCTTACAAAACTTGAG CTCCTATGGACAGGCGTTGTCTACGAGCACGTTTATCGGAGATACTATGTTTGCCATAGTCATCGCCATCTTGGGGCTCGTTCTGTTTGCTCATTTGATTGGAAATATGCAG ACCTATTTGCAATCTATGACTGTGAGGCTTGAGGAGTGGAGGCTCAGGCGTCGAGACACCGAGGAATGGATGAGGCATCGTCAGCTCCCGGAGGCTCTGCAACAGCGTGTGAGACGCTTTATACAGTACAAATGGCTTACCACACGAGGAGTTGATGAAGAATCTATCCTAAATGCCTTGCCGATAGATCTCCGTCGTGATATCCAGCGACACCTCTGTCTAGACCTCGTTCGTCGT GTCCCGTTTTTCTCCCAGATGGATGATCAGCTTCTTGATGCCATCTGTGAGCGCCTCGTCTCGTCCCTGAGCACCCAGGGCACCTACATTGTCCGTGAGGGCGATCCCGTCTCGGAGATGATCTTCATCATCCGGGGGACGCTGGAGAGCTCGACCACGAACGGAGGCCGGACGGGATTCTTCAACTCGACAACCTTGAGGCCCGGCGACTTCTGCGGCGAGGAGCTTCTCGCATGGGCGCTGCTTCCTAGGTCGACCCTGAACTTCCCTTCCTCGACACGGACAGTGAGGGCACTCAACGAAGTCGAGGCGTTCGTGCTGAGAGCAGAGGACCTCAAGTTCGTCGCGAATCAGTTCAGACGTCTCCACAGTAAGAAACTGCAGCACACATTTAGGTACTACTCTCACCATTGGAGGACATGGGCAGCCTGCTTCATTCAGGCCGCGTGGCGTCGCTGCAAGAGGAGGAGGATGGAAAAAAGCCTCAGCATTAGCGAGTCGTTCTACTTCCCTCACGACGTGCAGTCATTGGATGAACAtgaagacgaggaggaagaggaagaggaagaagagcaCGAACAACAAGTAGCAGAGAATTCTTCTCAGGCGAAACAGAACCTCGGTGTCACCATACTAGCATCGAGATTTGCTGCCAACACGAAGAGGGGAGCGCAGAAGGTTAGGGATTTGGAAATGCATAAGCTGCAGAAGCCCGAAGAGCCGGATTTCTCAGCCGACGCTGAGGAGGACTAG
- the LOC121742601 gene encoding ER membrane protein complex subunit 4-like, with amino-acid sequence MLRREDIFHQTAPSGSRSLFLFPPSLTMDKGKSVMGSGRRWAVGFTDNSASPSSRDIPDPPGFTRASQDQDDSAVSKQKKDAEANWKAQKTWEVAQAPFKNLMMMGFMMWMAGSTVHLFSIGITFSALLQPVNALRGVGKMFEPYKDHKVDLLAPKLVFIALNVAALGLGVWKLNTLGLLPTHLSDWVSSLPPPQEVEYSGGGIPLH; translated from the exons ATGCTTAGACGAGAAGACATATTTCA CCAAACAGCCCCTTCCGGCAGCAGATCTTTGTTTCTCTTTCCGCCGTCATTAACAATGGACAAAGGGAAATCGGTGATGGGTTCTGGCCGGCGATGGGCAGTCGGATTCACGGACAATTCAGCCTCCCCTTCATCGCGTGATATTCCTGATCCACCGGGCTTCACTAGGGCTTCCCAGGATCAG GATGATTCGGCTGTGAGCAAACAGAAGAAGGATGCTGAGGCAAATTGGAAAGCTCAG AAAACATGGGAGGTTGCACAAGCACCCTTCAAGAATTTGATGATGATGGGATTCATGATGTGGATGGCCGGAAGCACGGTTCATCTATTCAGCATTGGCATAACATTTTCGGCTCTTCTACAGCCTGTCAATGCACTTCGTGGGGTTGGGAAAA TGTTTGAGCCTTACAAGGACCACAAAGTCGACCTTCTAGCACCTAAGCTAGTATTCATCGCCCTTAACGTGGCCGCATTAGGGCTGGGCGTCTGGAAG CTTAACACACTCGGCCTTCTTCCAACTCACTTATCGGATTGGGTTTCATCCTTGCCGCCACCTCAG GAGGTCGAGTACTCCGGTGGAGGTATCCCGCTACACTAG
- the LOC121742717 gene encoding serine/arginine-rich splicing factor RSZ22-like yields the protein MSRVYIGNLDPRVTERELEDEFRVFGVIRSVWVARRPPGYAFIDFDDRRDAQDAIRDLDGKNGWRVELSHNSKGGGGGGGGGSRGGGRGGRSGSDLKCYECGEPGHFARECRMRGGSGRRRSRSPVARYRRSPSYGRRSLSPRARSPRRRSLSPRPRSYSRSPLPYRGRDEVPYTNGNGIRDRRRSRS from the exons ATGTCTAGGGTTTACATCGGGAATTTGGACCCCCGAGTCACTGAACGAGAACTTGAGGATGAATTTCGCGTATTTGGAGTTATTAGAAG TGTTTGGGTTGCCAGAAGACCCCCTGGTTATGCTTTCATTGACTTTGATGATCGCAGGGATGCCCAAGATGCAATTAGGGACCTTGATG GTAAAAATGGCTGGAGGGTTGAGCTATCACACAACTCTAAAggcggaggtggaggtggaggtggaggcagcCGTGGTGGTGGTCGCGGTGGACGCTCTGGTTCTGATTTGAAATGCTATGAATGTGGTGAGCCTGGTCATTTTGCTCGTGAGTGCCGAATGAGGGGTGGTTCTGGAAGGCGCAGGAGCCGTAGCCCTGTTGCTAGATATCGCCGTAGCCCAAGCTATGGTCGAAG GAGTTTAAGTCCTCGTGCCCGCTCACCTCGTCGTCGCAGTTTGTCTCCAAGGCCCCGCAGCTACAGCAGATCGCCTCTGCCTTATCGTGGACGAGATGAAGTGCCATATACCAATGG AAATGGTATCCGAGACAGGCGTAGGAGCAGAAGCTGA
- the LOC121811250 gene encoding probable WRKY transcription factor 11 yields the protein MAVDLLGYRNLKSHAPPLHEASPAGLESLQQLIRAASHQNQPSFFTLLSSEKAGSDLNRTGHARFRRALAQPQAPVQDSELQTLNLFGDSPAAAAAPPRKLDLSKETIGDDVLSLSTSGSSIASMITGEGSVSNGKSGTAPLSAPKPPLSAKRCREHDNSSGKTTNPSRCHCKKRKNRVKTTIRVPAISSKASDIPADEYSWRKYGQKPIKGSPYPRGYYKCSTVKGCPARKHVERARDDPTAVIVTYEWEHRHTPAAKQENAKVNAHSFTK from the exons ATGGCCGTCGATCTGCTCGGCTACCGCAATCTCAAAAGCCACGCGCCGCCGCTCCATGAAGCGTCTCCCGCCGGTTTGGAATCGCTGCAGCAACTAATCCGCGCTGCTTCGCACCAAAACCAGCCATCGTTTTTCAcgcttctgagctcggaaaaGGCCGGTTCAGACCTGAACCGGACCGGTCACGCCCGGTTCAGGCGCGCTCTAGCTCAGCCACAAGCTCCGGTTCAGGATTCCGAGCTCCAGACGCTGAACCTATTCGGCGATTCCCCCGCCGCCGCGGCTGCTCCTCCGCGGAAGCTTGACCTCTCCAAGGAGACGATCGGCGACGACGTTTTGAGCTTGTCGACGTCGGGGAGCTCAATCGCGTCGATGATCACCGGCGAAGGCAGCGTCTCCAACGGTAAGAGCGGCACGGCGCCGCTCTCCGCCCCTAAGCCGCCGCTCTCCGCGAAGAGATGCCGCGAACACGATAACTCCTCCGGAAAAACCACCAATCCTTCCCGCTGCCATTGCAAAAAGAG GAAAAATAGGGTGAAGACAACAATTAGGGTTCCGGCAATCAGCTCAAAAGCCTCCGATATTCCGGCCGATGAGTATTCATGGAGGAAATACGGCCAGAAGCCGATCAAAGGCTCGCCATACCCACG GGGGTACTACAAGTGCAGCACGGTGAAGGGCTGTCCGGCGAGGAAACACGTGGAAAGAGCGAGAGACGATCCTACGGCGGTGATCGTCACCTACGAGTGGGAGCACCGCCACACGCCGGCCGCGAAGCAGGAGAATGCAAAAGTGAATGCTCATTCGTTCACCAAATAA
- the LOC121811495 gene encoding exocyst complex component EXO70A1-like, translated as MMDKGIEHLISARKLLKESLEKSRALGSSLEKVGPRLDEINQRLPSMEVAIRPIRAESEALSSVGGHINRAVVPAAAVLKVFDAIHGLEKSLSDPQSNLPGYLSVLKRLEEALRFLGDNCGMAIQWLGDIVQYLEDHKVADTRFISKLKKALKNIRELETAEEKGHLDGGLLDVALDRLESELQRLLTEYSVPLPMSSPALPGEQASIAPSPLPVSVIQKLHAILGRLAVNDRLEKCISIYVEVRSSNVRASLQALNLDYLEISVSEFNNVVSIEGYIAQWGKHLEFAMKHLFEAEYKLCHDVFDRMGPDVSKSCFPKIAAQAGILAFLQFGRTLTESKKDPIKLLKLLDIFASLNKLRLDFNRLFGGAACADIQNMTRDLIKRVIEGSCEIFWELLVQVELQRQTPPPADCSIPRVVTFITDYCNKLLGDEYKPILTQVLVIERSWKHESFQERILITELLNLVKAIELNLEAWSKGYEDAVPSYVFLMNNHSHLYKYLKGTKLGGIVGEPWLSEHDQYKEYYSAIFLRESWGKLPTHLSREGLILFSGGRATARNLVKERLKAFNEAFDDMYAKQSKWVIPDKDLRERTCQAIVQTIVPVYRSYMQNYGPLVEQDPSTSKYAKYTAQSLEKMLLSLFLPKLPKQVSFQVKQASGKFSNGAADQYQMPSTVK; from the coding sequence ATGATGGATAAAGGCATTGAGCATTTGATATCTGCTAGgaagttgttgaaggagagcTTAGAGAAATCGAGAGCTTTAGGTTCGTCTTTGGAGAAGGTTGGGCCTAGATTAGACGAGATCAACCAAAGATTACCATCTATGGAAGTAGCAATTCGACCTATTCGTGCTGAGAGTGAGGCTCTGAGCTCTGTTGGTGGTCATATAAATAGAGCTGTAGTCCCTGCTGCAGCAGTTCTCAAGGTTTTTGATGCCATCCACGGCCTTGAGAAGTCGTTGTCCGACCCTCAGTCTAACTTGCCCGGGTACCTTAGCGTGCTCAAACGCCTTGAGGAGGCATTGAGGTTTTTAGGGGATAATTGTGGCATGGCTATCCAATGGCTGGGTGATATTGTGCAGTATTTGGAGGATCATAAGGTGGCGGACACACGGTTCATCTCAAAATTAAAGAAGGCTTTGAAGAATATCCGGGAATTGGAGACTGCTGAGGAGAAGGGCCATCTTGATGGTGGGTTGCTTGACGTTGCTTTGGATAGACTGGAAAGTGAGCTCCAGCGGCTGCTAACTGAGTATAGTGTGCCGTTGCCTATGTCCTCACCGGCCTTGCCTGGCGAACAGGCCAGCATTGCCCCTTCACCTTTGCCCGTGTCCGTGATTCAGAAGTTGCATGCTATATTAGGGAGGTTAGCTGTGAATGACAGGCTTGAGAAGTGTATATCCATCTACGTGGAGGTCAGGAGCTCGAATGTTAGAGCAAGTTTACAAGCTCTCAATCTGGATTATCTTGAAATATCGGTGTCTGAGTTCAATAATGTCGTGAGCATAGAGGGTTATATTGCTCAATGGGGCAAGCATTTGGAGTTTGCCATGAAGCACCTCTTTGAGGCTGAATACAAGCTCTGCCACGATGTGTTTGATCGGATGGGACCAGACGTGTCCAAGAGCTGCTTCCCTAAGATAGCCGCGCAGGCGGGGATTCTCGCTTTCTTGCAGTTTGGCAGAACATTGACTGAGAGTAAGAAGGATCCCATCAAGCTGTTGAAGCTTTTAGATATATTTGCATCACTAAATAAACTTAGGTTGGATTTCAACCGGCTTTTCGGTGGAGCAGCCTGTGCTGATATACAGAACATGACCAGGGATCTGATCAAGAGAGTGATCGAAGGCTCATGTGAGATTTTCTGGGAGCTTTTAGTCCAGGTCGAGCTGCAACGACAAACCCCGCCTCCTGCAGATTGCAGCATCCCAAGAGTAGTCACCTTCATCACTGATTATTGTAACAAACTCCTTGGCGATGAGTATAAGCCGATCCTCACTCAAGTTTTAGTCATCGAGAGAAGCTGGAAGCACGAAAGTTTCCAAGAGCGGATCCTCATCACCGAGCTTCTGAATCTAGTCAAAGCCATCGAGCTCAACTTGGAGGCGTGGTCAAAGGGCTATGAAGACGCAGTCCCTTCATATGTGTTCTTGATGAACAACCATTCACATCTGTACAAGTATCTAAAAGGGACGAAGCTAGGAGGCATTGTGGGAGAGCCTTGGTTGAGCGAACACGACCAGTACAAGGAGTATTACTCCGCTATATTTCTCAGAGAGAGCTGGGGCAAGCTTCCCACTCATTTAAGCAGGGAGGGTCTGATCTTGTTCTCCGGGGGGCGTGCCACAGCTCGTAATCTGGTGAAAGAGCGTCTGAAGGCATTCAACGAAGCCTTTGATGACATGTATGCAAAGCAGTCGAAATGGGTTATTCCTGACAAGGATCTCCGCGAGAGAACGTGTCAGGCCATAGTTCAAACCATTGTGCCTGTTTATCGCAGCTATATGCAGAACTACGGACCATTGGTTGAGCAAGACCCTAGCACGAGTAAATACGCCAAGTACACGGCTCAGTCTCTGGAGAAGATGCTTCTCTCCCTTTTCCTTCCCAAGCTGCCCAAGCAAGTGAGTTTTCAGGTGAAGCAGGCAAGTGGGAAGTTCAGCAACGGGGCCGCGGATCAGTATCAGATGCCTTCAACGGTTAAATGA
- the LOC121742182 gene encoding UDP-galactose/UDP-glucose transporter 7-like, translating to MEFNPDSTPYLSLFAALSYGVSSMAMVFINKAVLMQYSDSMTLLMFQQLVTTLLIHFGRVLGYTKAKGFSVDTAKKLLLVSLFYNANVAFALASLKGVNIPMYIAIKRLTPLAVLIAGFFYGKGRPSTQVTLSVLLTAAGVLIAALGDFSFDLVGYSMAFISVFFQTMYLILVERSGAEDGLSSVEIMFYNSVLSLPFLLFLIIATGEFPNSLVMLFAKSNSFAFMVLLVLSLVMGIALNYTMFLCTIVNSALTTTIVGVLKGVGSTTLGFFLLGGVQIHALNVTGLVINTAGGVWYSLAKYHQKWSKLPKQMPDVETRSK from the exons ATGGAATTCAATCCAGATTCAACTCCGTATTTGAG TTTATTTGCAGCCTTATCATATGGAGTTTCTTCGATGGCAATGGTTTTCATCAATAAAGCAGTGCTCATGCAATATTCAGACTCGATGACTCTCCTTATGTTTCAG CAATTGGTGACAACTTTGCTTATACACTTTGGGAGAGTGTTGGGATACACGAAAGCAAAAGGATTTAGTGTAGATACTGCCAAAAAACTTCTTCTAGTATCCTTGTTCTACAACGCGAATGTGGCTTTTGCATTAGCAAGCCTGAAAGGCGTAAATATTCCAATGTACATAGCCATTAAAAGGCTTACACCGCTCGCTGTACTTATAGCTGGGTTCTTTTATGGAAAGGGGAGACCTTCAACTCAG GTTACTCTCTCTGTGCTTCTGACTGCTGCTGGTGTTCTTATAGCAGCACTTGGTGATTTTTCCTTCGATCTTGTTGGATATAGCATGGCCTTTATTTCTGTCTTTTTCCAA ACAATGTACCTAATCTTGGTAGAGAGGTCAGGTGCAGAGGATGGACTTTCCTCAGTTGAAATTATGTTCTATAACAGCGTCTTGTCACTACCCTTTCTTCTATTCCTTATCATTGCTACCGGAGAATTCCCAAATTCTCTAGTTATGCTATTTGCAAAG AGTAACTCATTCGCATTTATGGTTCTTCTTGTTCTTTCCCTGGTGAtgggtatagcactgaattacACTATGTTCTTGTGTACAATTGTCAATTCTGCTTTAACTACAACCATAGTCGGTGTCCTCAAGGGTGTTGGTTCCACG ACCCTAGGCTTTTTCCTGCTGGGAGGAGTGCAGATTCATGCTTTGAACGTCACCGGGCTTGTGATCAACACTGCAGGCGGCGTCTGGTACTCGCTAGCGAAATACCATCAGAAGTGGTCCAAGCTCCCGAAGCAGATGCCTGATGTGGAGACGCGTAGTAAATGA
- the LOC121741632 gene encoding CREB-binding protein-like: MATRRRDALPGKEKASPSPKTGAARLRGVVNQISPKPKVSTAPQKQTRPVASRAPASTGVSKAITGVPKATTGVSKTQMRKPPSPATPSKPVQTRTRSLDSKTATPTHKTSVPTVVAAAAATGAARRASSLLVKAVVSPKVVGAAAKKWKPVEKEEGKRRLSTSSSVGSGRRSSIGSKESGRSAPATKEQCVNPDRNEDLSIGNLPESEMQLQDIEYSYLNEADGIDDLVREDPTVGNAGSSTVSGQKESPANNKTIEDNSRVEAKEKEVKVAPEEQAEVAVESKETEPAVETKQENSATQRQQEKTHGKYDSPVYNDVIEETANKLRENKANKVRALAGAFETVISLQEK, encoded by the coding sequence ATGGCAACAAGAAGAAGAGATGCCCTCCCTGGCAAGGAGAAGGCATCACCTTCTCCAAAAACAGGAGCAGCAAGGCTTAGAGGAGTTGTAAATCAAATCTCCCCCAAACCAAAAGTTTCAACTGCACCACAAAAACAGACGAGGCCGGTAGCATCAAGAGCCCCAGCTTCTACCGGTGTTTCCAAGGCTATTACAGGTGTTCCCAAGGCTACTACCGGTGTTTCCAAGACTCAGATGAGGAAACCACCCTCCCCGGCCACTCCAAGCAAGCCTGTACAGACCAGAACACGATCCTTGGATAGCAAGACAGCGACTCCTACACATAAGACGAGCGTCCCAACTGTTGTTGCTGCCGCTGCTGCTACTGGTGCTGCCCGTCGTGCCTCCTCGCTCCTAGTCAAGGCCGTGGTCTCCCCTAAGGTGGTGGGTGCTGCTGCTAAGAAATGGAAACCGgtggagaaggaagaaggaaagCGTCGCCTCTCCACCAGTTCGTCTGTGGGCAGTGGGAGAAGAAGCAGCATCGGCTCGAAGGAGAGTGGGCGTAGTGCTCCAGCAACAAAGGAACAATGTGTCAATCCTGACAGAAATGAAGATCTAAGCATTGGCAATCTTCCTGAATCTGAAATGCAGCTCCAAGATATCGAATACTCTTACCTCAATGAAGCTGATGGCATCGATGATTTAGTAAGAGAAGATCCTACAGTTGGGAATGCCGGATCTTCTACAGTCTCGGGACAGAAGGAGTCACCTGCCAATAACAAGACAATTGAAGACAATTCTCGTGTAGAGGCTAAAGAGAAAGAGGTCAAAGTAGCACCAGAGGAGCAAGCAGAAGTTGCAGTGGAGTCTAAGGAAACCGAGCCAGCAGTTGAAACGAAGCAAGAAAACTCAGCTACTCAGAGGCAGCAAGAGAAAACACATGGGAAGTATGACTCACCAGTTTACAACGATGTAATAGAGGAGACAGCAAACAAGCTTCGTGAGAATAAGGCAAACAAAGTGAGGGCGCTTGCTGGAGCGTTTGAAACTGTCATCTCGTTGCAGGAGAAATGA